From the Chloroflexus aurantiacus J-10-fl genome, one window contains:
- a CDS encoding branched-chain amino acid ABC transporter permease, with product MTTSTSPQSLWQRVTTSLSSGPTAYAFLVFYVLVCSFLLLTNPRTELSTDIVFVLFMLSMLVAYRSRVAGWFKVVLGVFALGIVLPYFGTLNPFYIDVATQAGIFTALALGLNVVVGFAGLLDLGYVAFFAVGAYAWAIFSTPQISEINPAWSPVDPIMFYPFLIIGLILGLITGVLLGLPVLRLRGDYLAIVTLGFGEVIRVIANNLDRPVNVTNGSQGIRDIERPPLVLVDLVRNLGVVADDNRLYQLFFYYLVLIILLLTVIVVARLKNSRIGRAWEAIREDEVAAVAQGIPRVRMKLLAFAIGASFAGVMGVVFASKQLFINPPTFDLLRSINILVMVILGGMGSIPGAMLGAIIVTMLDLQILPRTAAVIREAQAAGLPIPRQFDPTQYQRLFFGLLLVIMMIFRPEGLWPDERRREEQHEVEVTEEELEADKSVAPTGADMGR from the coding sequence ATGACTACGAGCACTTCGCCGCAGAGCCTTTGGCAGCGCGTAACGACTTCTCTGAGCAGTGGGCCAACCGCATACGCATTTCTGGTTTTCTACGTGCTCGTCTGCTCCTTCCTGCTCTTGACCAATCCGCGCACCGAATTGAGCACCGACATCGTGTTCGTGCTCTTTATGTTGTCGATGCTGGTAGCGTATCGCTCGCGGGTTGCCGGTTGGTTCAAGGTGGTACTGGGGGTGTTTGCCCTTGGTATCGTTTTACCGTACTTCGGTACCCTCAACCCGTTTTACATTGATGTCGCAACTCAGGCTGGTATCTTCACGGCACTGGCCCTGGGATTGAACGTGGTCGTCGGCTTTGCCGGCCTCCTTGACCTTGGCTATGTCGCGTTCTTTGCGGTGGGTGCGTATGCCTGGGCGATCTTTAGCACCCCACAGATCAGCGAGATTAATCCGGCCTGGAGTCCGGTCGATCCGATCATGTTCTATCCGTTTCTGATTATTGGCCTCATTCTCGGTTTGATCACCGGTGTCTTGCTTGGTTTACCGGTGTTGCGTCTCCGTGGTGATTATCTGGCTATTGTAACCCTGGGTTTTGGCGAGGTGATTCGAGTTATCGCCAACAACCTGGATCGACCGGTAAATGTGACCAATGGCTCACAAGGCATTCGCGACATCGAGCGGCCCCCGCTCGTGCTGGTTGATCTGGTGCGAAACCTTGGTGTTGTTGCCGACGATAATCGCCTGTATCAGCTCTTCTTCTACTACCTGGTTCTGATCATTCTGTTGCTCACCGTGATCGTCGTAGCTCGCTTGAAGAATTCACGGATTGGTCGGGCCTGGGAAGCGATTCGTGAAGACGAGGTGGCAGCAGTTGCGCAGGGTATCCCACGGGTGCGCATGAAACTGCTGGCTTTCGCGATTGGCGCATCATTTGCCGGTGTCATGGGGGTGGTCTTCGCCTCGAAGCAGCTCTTTATCAATCCACCAACCTTTGACTTGCTGCGCTCCATCAATATCCTGGTGATGGTTATCCTCGGTGGGATGGGTTCCATTCCTGGGGCAATGCTCGGTGCAATCATTGTAACGATGCTCGATTTGCAGATATTGCCCCGCACGGCTGCTGTGATCCGCGAAGCCCAGGCTGCCGGTTTACCCATCCCGCGCCAGTTCGATCCTACTCAGTATCAGCGACTCTTCTTTGGGCTGTTGCTGGTGATTATGATGATCTTCCGTCCTGAAGGATTGTGGCCTGACGAGCGCCGGCGCGAAGAGCAGCACGAGGTCGAAGTGACTGAAGAGGAGCTTGAGGCCGACAAGTCGGTGGCACCAACCGGTGCCGATATGGGGAGATAG
- a CDS encoding branched-chain amino acid ABC transporter permease: MAVDATVSPTTARRSLGEVLGVVFGPVGQLLAFIVGSAAALSLIVVLLALVLSPSQPDIMQRVVIILPQVLIDGLVRGFLFATIALGYTMVYGVLEFINFAHGEIFMIGGVVGATVSFILVSSGTLASVPPLVFVLLVVLIAMAFCGTLAVTVERIAYRPLRNAPRLVPLISAIGMSLILQDLARLVMTNSPLGFNARYQTPDFGQPIRLFEMQIGERSVPVILSPRDLIFIVAATLMLIVLNYVVNATKLGKAIRATAQDMPTASLMGIDVNRIIALTFLIGGALGGAAGALFGLRIGTVNPYMGLIPGLKAFTAAVLGGIGNITGAMVGGIVLGFLEAFVAAYLAIFTGGNFSGAAYADIAAFSILILLLIFRPSGLLGEATTQKV; the protein is encoded by the coding sequence ATGGCTGTCGATGCAACGGTTTCCCCCACGACTGCACGCCGATCTCTCGGTGAGGTGCTTGGGGTTGTCTTTGGCCCTGTCGGGCAACTGCTGGCCTTCATTGTCGGAAGTGCCGCTGCACTATCGCTGATCGTTGTTTTGCTTGCCCTGGTACTATCCCCCAGCCAGCCTGACATCATGCAACGGGTGGTGATCATTCTGCCGCAAGTGCTCATTGATGGGCTGGTTCGCGGCTTCCTCTTCGCCACCATCGCCCTTGGCTACACGATGGTCTACGGCGTGCTTGAATTCATCAATTTTGCCCACGGTGAAATCTTCATGATTGGTGGCGTCGTTGGTGCCACTGTGAGTTTTATTCTGGTCAGCTCTGGCACGCTGGCAAGTGTACCGCCGCTGGTTTTCGTGTTGCTAGTTGTGTTGATCGCCATGGCCTTTTGCGGCACCCTCGCCGTTACCGTCGAGCGGATTGCATATCGTCCGCTTCGTAATGCGCCCCGGCTGGTACCGTTGATCTCGGCTATCGGCATGTCACTCATCCTGCAAGACCTTGCCCGCCTGGTAATGACCAACAGCCCCCTGGGTTTTAATGCCCGTTACCAAACTCCTGATTTCGGACAGCCGATTCGCCTGTTTGAAATGCAGATCGGCGAACGGAGTGTACCGGTTATTCTGAGTCCGCGCGATTTGATCTTCATTGTCGCGGCCACCCTCATGTTGATCGTCCTGAATTATGTCGTAAATGCCACAAAACTGGGCAAGGCGATCCGGGCCACCGCTCAGGATATGCCAACGGCGAGTCTGATGGGTATTGATGTTAATCGGATCATTGCGCTTACCTTCTTGATCGGTGGAGCACTTGGAGGCGCTGCCGGTGCGTTGTTTGGTTTGCGCATTGGTACCGTGAATCCATATATGGGTTTGATCCCCGGTCTGAAAGCATTTACTGCTGCTGTGTTAGGTGGTATCGGCAATATTACCGGCGCAATGGTCGGCGGTATTGTGCTCGGTTTTCTTGAGGCTTTTGTTGCGGCGTACCTCGCTATCTTTACCGGCGGTAATTTCTCAGGTGCAGCCTATGCCGATATTGCCGCGTTTAGTATCCTGATCTTGCTGTTAATTTTCCGGCCTTCCGGTCTGCTCGGTGAGGCGACAACGCAGAAGGTGTAA